The following are encoded together in the Bradyrhizobium genosp. L genome:
- a CDS encoding chloride channel protein — MTTSRYLEAPRRLRAFVRAHETSLVVLAVLIGAIGGLVVATMSGLVTVLHSVLFNLPLGERLSSQPSIDPVRALAVPALGGVLLGMAFLLLARVRPAREIDPIEANALYGGRMSFRGSVIVALQTIWSSGVGASVGLEAGYTQLASGLAASLGRGFHLRRNDQRIMVGCGAAAAIAGAFSAPLAGAFYAFELVIGGYTPASLTPVGVAAVTGYFVAHAFEPLPLGVGVGTVGDVLGRDLAIATLLGLVAALTGIAIMRGVTVCEALLARTKLWPPLRPALGGLAVGAMALLTPQVMSSGHGALRFGGIVAMPLAFIAGVFALKALASIVSLGSGFRGGLFFATLFMGALGGRLFAAGVDLVWPGLNLDPSAYAVIGMSALSASVIGGPLTMSFIALESTGNLWLTTAVLVAVIISTMITREVFGYSFATWRLHLRGETIRSAADVGWIRDLTVGKMMRQDMVTVDGSISIDQFRHKFPPGSKNQVVAVDGAGRYAGLALVADAHAPDLETHEQLLAILRHADVVLHPVMNIQEAIAVFDAAEAESLAVVEAGGERRLVGILTEAHAMRRYAEESEQRRREVIGEV, encoded by the coding sequence ATGACGACATCACGCTATCTCGAGGCGCCGCGCCGGTTGCGCGCGTTCGTCCGCGCGCATGAGACGAGCCTGGTGGTTTTGGCCGTGCTGATCGGCGCCATTGGCGGCCTCGTGGTCGCGACCATGAGCGGCCTCGTCACCGTGCTGCATTCCGTGCTGTTCAATCTGCCATTGGGCGAGCGGCTGTCGAGCCAGCCGAGCATCGATCCGGTGCGAGCGCTCGCGGTTCCGGCGCTCGGCGGGGTCCTGCTGGGAATGGCTTTTCTGCTGCTCGCGCGTGTCCGCCCCGCACGCGAAATCGACCCGATCGAGGCCAACGCGCTCTATGGCGGCCGGATGTCGTTCCGCGGCAGCGTGATCGTGGCGCTGCAGACGATCTGGTCGAGCGGCGTCGGCGCCTCCGTCGGGCTCGAGGCCGGCTATACCCAATTGGCGAGCGGGCTTGCCGCCTCGCTCGGCCGCGGCTTCCACCTGCGCCGCAACGACCAGCGAATCATGGTCGGCTGCGGGGCCGCGGCGGCGATCGCCGGCGCCTTCAGCGCGCCGCTCGCGGGCGCCTTCTATGCTTTCGAACTTGTGATCGGCGGTTACACGCCGGCGAGCCTGACCCCGGTCGGCGTCGCGGCGGTGACCGGCTATTTCGTCGCCCATGCCTTCGAGCCGTTGCCGCTCGGCGTCGGCGTCGGCACCGTCGGCGACGTGCTCGGCCGCGATCTTGCGATCGCCACGCTACTCGGCCTGGTCGCGGCGCTGACCGGGATTGCGATCATGCGCGGCGTGACGGTGTGCGAGGCGCTGCTCGCCAGGACGAAGCTGTGGCCGCCGCTGCGGCCGGCACTCGGCGGGCTCGCGGTCGGTGCAATGGCGCTGCTGACACCGCAGGTGATGTCGTCGGGCCATGGCGCGCTGCGCTTTGGCGGCATCGTGGCGATGCCGCTCGCCTTCATCGCCGGCGTGTTCGCGCTGAAGGCGCTGGCCTCGATCGTCTCGCTTGGATCTGGCTTCCGCGGCGGCCTGTTCTTCGCCACCCTGTTCATGGGCGCGCTGGGCGGCCGGCTGTTCGCCGCCGGCGTCGACCTGGTGTGGCCGGGGCTGAACCTCGATCCCAGCGCCTATGCGGTGATCGGCATGAGCGCGCTGTCGGCCTCGGTGATCGGCGGGCCACTGACGATGTCGTTCATTGCGCTGGAATCCACCGGCAATCTCTGGCTCACGACCGCCGTGCTGGTCGCCGTCATCATCTCGACCATGATCACGCGCGAAGTGTTCGGCTATTCGTTCGCGACCTGGCGGCTGCATCTGCGCGGCGAGACCATCCGCAGCGCCGCCGATGTCGGCTGGATCCGCGATCTCACCGTTGGGAAGATGATGCGGCAGGACATGGTGACGGTCGACGGGTCGATCTCGATCGACCAGTTCCGCCACAAGTTTCCGCCCGGTTCGAAAAACCAGGTGGTCGCGGTCGACGGCGCCGGGCGCTACGCAGGGCTGGCGCTGGTCGCCGACGCACACGCGCCGGACCTCGAGACCCATGAGCAGCTGTTGGCGATCCTGCGCCATGCCGACGTGGTCCTGCATCCGGTGATGAACATCCAGGAGGCCATCGCAGTGTTCGACGCGGCCGAAGCCGAATCGCTTGCCGTGGTCGAGGCCGGCGGCGAACGGCGCCTGGTCGGCATCCTGACCGAAGCCCACGCCATGCGCCGCTACGCGGAAGAATCCGAGCAGCGCCGGCGCGAGGTGATCGGCGAGGTGTGA
- a CDS encoding HNH endonuclease encodes MNAHVSQGGWPVLVLNADFRPLSYYPLSLWSWQDAIKAVFLDRVNIVEYYDRAVRSPSFEIQLPSVVSLKSFVKPTTHPAFTRFNVFLRDRFVCQYCLSGDDLTFDHIVPRSKGGQTTWENVVAACSPCNLRKGNLTTQQARMFPKQTPYAPTVHQLHRNGRLFPPNYLHESWLDYLYWDTELDP; translated from the coding sequence TTGAACGCACATGTCTCGCAAGGTGGTTGGCCGGTACTTGTGCTGAATGCGGACTTCCGGCCGCTGAGTTACTACCCGCTGTCGCTCTGGTCCTGGCAGGACGCGATCAAGGCGGTGTTTCTCGATCGCGTCAACATCGTCGAATATTACGACCGGGCGGTACGAAGTCCCTCCTTCGAAATCCAGCTGCCCAGCGTCGTCTCGCTCAAGTCCTTCGTCAAGCCGACCACCCATCCCGCCTTCACCCGGTTCAACGTCTTCCTGCGCGACCGCTTCGTCTGCCAATACTGCCTCTCGGGCGACGACTTGACCTTCGATCACATCGTTCCGCGCAGCAAGGGTGGCCAGACCACCTGGGAGAATGTCGTCGCCGCCTGCTCGCCCTGCAATCTGCGCAAGGGCAATCTGACCACGCAGCAGGCCAGGATGTTTCCGAAGCAGACGCCCTATGCGCCCACCGTGCACCAGCTGCACCGCAACGGCAGGCTGTTTCCGCCGAACTATCTGCACGAGAGCTGGCTCGATTATCTCTATTGGGATACGGAACTCGATCCGTAG
- a CDS encoding alpha/beta hydrolase yields MNKPAPGMIVGQDIRIPSDTPGIELFVRNKRRSDIAQFSADDTVLFVAGSTYPASTSFDLQLDGLSWMDHLASRGHDVYLVDVRGYGQSARPPEMDQPALDNPPIVRTSVAVRDVAAAAAFIRSRRNVDKINLIGWSWGTTLMSRYAAENAGSVGKLVLVAPQWLRTTPSAADAGGPLGAYRVVARAAARARWLNGVSEAKQDEILPPAWFDAWANAAFVDSRMGPDQLRAPNGTVQDSREYWAAGKPLYDPGLLTMPVLIVHAEWDRDCPMEMAQAVFGNLVAAPYRRWVEIGEGTHSVFMEKNRWQVFDAVDGFLADTTAV; encoded by the coding sequence ATGAACAAGCCGGCGCCCGGCATGATCGTTGGCCAGGATATCCGAATACCGAGCGATACGCCCGGGATCGAGTTGTTCGTCCGCAACAAGCGGCGGTCGGACATCGCGCAGTTCTCTGCCGACGACACCGTGCTGTTTGTCGCCGGATCGACCTATCCGGCGTCGACGTCGTTCGATTTGCAGCTCGATGGCCTGTCCTGGATGGATCATCTGGCGAGCCGGGGTCATGACGTCTACCTCGTCGACGTGCGTGGCTATGGTCAGTCGGCGCGCCCGCCCGAAATGGACCAGCCGGCGCTGGACAATCCGCCGATCGTCCGCACATCGGTCGCGGTGCGCGACGTGGCGGCCGCGGCGGCCTTCATCCGGTCGCGGCGCAACGTCGACAAGATCAACCTGATCGGCTGGTCGTGGGGCACGACGCTGATGTCGCGCTATGCGGCGGAGAACGCCGGCAGCGTCGGCAAGCTCGTTCTGGTAGCGCCGCAATGGCTGCGGACGACGCCGAGCGCTGCCGACGCAGGCGGTCCGCTCGGGGCATACCGCGTCGTCGCGCGAGCGGCAGCCAGGGCGCGCTGGCTCAACGGCGTTTCCGAAGCAAAGCAGGACGAGATCCTGCCGCCGGCATGGTTCGACGCATGGGCCAACGCGGCATTCGTCGACAGCCGCATGGGTCCCGACCAGCTGCGGGCGCCGAACGGCACGGTGCAGGATAGCCGCGAATATTGGGCGGCCGGAAAACCGCTCTACGATCCCGGCCTGCTCACCATGCCGGTGCTGATCGTTCATGCCGAATGGGATCGCGACTGCCCGATGGAGATGGCGCAGGCGGTGTTCGGCAATCTCGTGGCCGCACCCTACCGCCGCTGGGTCGAGATCGGCGAGGGCACGCACTCGGTCTTCATGGAGAAGAACAGGTGGCAGGTGTTCGACGCCGTCGACGGCTTCCTCGCTGACACCACTGCTGTCTGA
- a CDS encoding MBL fold metallo-hydrolase → MTIHAVGNISIRQVVEMRGPGFTPDFLFPDWDPAVLEQHRSLMIPRCFDAAQGRFIASIHTWVLTTPHHTILIDSCAGNDKNRPMLPRFHQLNLPFLDRLVEVGVSPETVDYVCCTHLHADHCGWNTRLIDGRWVPTFPNARYVFSKAEYDHWSGPAGREGFAAGVFEDSVLPVIECGQAEIVDGEAAIGNGLTFRPTPGHSPGHVAIELTDGGQKGVFSGDIMHQPLQIFRPDWNSTFCAHQEQARASRRWLLETAAEERSIVFTAHFADSSAGHVTRSGDRFDWRFA, encoded by the coding sequence ATGACGATTCATGCCGTCGGCAACATATCGATCCGCCAGGTCGTCGAGATGCGCGGGCCCGGCTTCACGCCCGACTTCCTGTTTCCGGACTGGGACCCGGCGGTGCTGGAGCAGCACAGGTCGTTGATGATTCCGCGATGCTTCGATGCGGCGCAGGGCCGGTTCATTGCGAGCATCCACACCTGGGTGCTGACGACGCCGCATCATACGATCCTGATCGATAGCTGCGCCGGCAATGACAAGAACCGCCCGATGCTGCCGCGATTCCATCAGTTGAACCTGCCGTTTCTCGATCGCCTGGTCGAGGTGGGCGTGTCACCGGAAACGGTGGACTATGTCTGCTGCACGCATCTGCACGCCGACCATTGCGGCTGGAATACGCGGCTGATCGACGGCCGCTGGGTGCCGACCTTCCCGAATGCCAGATACGTCTTCTCGAAGGCCGAGTACGACCACTGGTCGGGGCCGGCCGGCCGCGAGGGCTTCGCTGCCGGCGTGTTCGAGGACAGCGTGCTTCCCGTCATCGAGTGCGGACAGGCGGAGATTGTCGACGGCGAAGCCGCCATCGGCAACGGTCTCACGTTCCGCCCCACGCCGGGCCATAGCCCGGGGCATGTCGCCATCGAGCTCACCGACGGCGGACAGAAGGGTGTCTTCAGCGGCGACATCATGCATCAGCCGTTGCAGATCTTCCGCCCGGATTGGAACAGCACGTTTTGCGCGCATCAGGAGCAGGCGCGGGCGTCGCGCCGCTGGTTGCTGGAGACTGCGGCGGAAGAGCGCTCTATCGTGTTCACGGCGCATTTCGCCGACAGCTCCGCGGGCCATGTCACACGCAGCGGCGACCGGTTTGATTGGCGCTTCGCATAG
- a CDS encoding LysR family transcriptional regulator, giving the protein MDIRGHDLPLLVSLRTMLDERNITRAAIRLGVSQPALSAQLARLRDLFGDQLLTPAASGKGMVLTPRGHALKEPLRLALQRLGDVVSQPAAFDPATSERTFTVGANDNATAIIGARLVASVRRRGLPGIRLAFRSIDPAKLTDRLETGEIDVALVSKHAVPNNMPSHALLEETFMMAQRKDHPRGVRPPSLKDYVRLDHVIVSGDGGGFSSFVDDILATRGLTRHVAVSVQHYSVVPLLLQSTDLVCTLPLRFLNRYRGSLRALRLPFDTRPFTLHATWHARFDNDPGHEWLRQQLKDCAKD; this is encoded by the coding sequence ATGGATATCAGGGGTCACGACCTGCCCCTGCTGGTGTCGCTCCGCACGATGCTGGACGAGCGAAACATCACGCGCGCGGCGATCCGGCTCGGCGTCAGCCAGCCGGCGCTATCGGCCCAGCTGGCGAGGTTGCGCGACCTGTTCGGCGATCAATTGCTGACGCCGGCGGCATCGGGAAAGGGCATGGTGCTGACCCCGCGCGGCCATGCGCTCAAGGAGCCGTTGCGGCTGGCGTTGCAGCGTCTCGGAGATGTCGTGAGCCAGCCGGCCGCCTTCGATCCCGCAACATCGGAGCGCACCTTCACGGTCGGCGCCAACGACAATGCGACCGCGATCATCGGAGCGCGGCTTGTCGCATCCGTGCGCCGTCGCGGCTTGCCGGGCATTCGGCTTGCCTTTCGGTCGATCGATCCGGCCAAGCTGACCGATCGGCTTGAAACGGGTGAGATCGACGTGGCGCTGGTGTCGAAACACGCCGTGCCGAACAACATGCCCAGCCACGCCCTGCTCGAGGAAACCTTCATGATGGCCCAGCGCAAGGACCATCCGCGCGGCGTGCGGCCACCGTCCTTGAAGGACTATGTTCGACTGGATCATGTGATCGTCTCGGGCGATGGCGGCGGCTTCAGCAGTTTCGTCGACGACATCCTGGCAACGCGCGGCCTGACCCGCCACGTCGCCGTTTCAGTCCAGCACTACAGCGTGGTCCCGCTGTTGCTGCAATCCACCGACCTGGTCTGCACCCTGCCGCTGCGATTCCTCAATCGCTATCGAGGCAGTCTCCGCGCGCTGCGCCTGCCATTCGACACCAGGCCGTTCACGCTGCACGCGACGTGGCACGCCAGATTCGACAACGACCCCGGTCATGAATGGCTGCGCCAGCAGTTGAAGGACTGCGCGAAGGATTAG